From a region of the Cognatiyoonia koreensis genome:
- the pgeF gene encoding peptidoglycan editing factor PgeF has product MTLEVITDNTLDGVQHGFFTRKGGASSGVFHGLNCGFGSSDQHEIVAINRGRVAEAMGGGHLCGVHQMHSATVVKIDAPEDKKHKADALVTKTPGLILSVLTADCQPVLFADQNAKVIGAAHAGWQGAMDGVLENTVSAMVDLGATRENITAVIGPSISQRSYEVGPEFLDQFMAHDPASARFFVNGEGDRLLFDLPGYGLQRLRDAGVGQAQWTRHCTYRDPDRFYSYRRSCHAKEADYGRLIAAIRL; this is encoded by the coding sequence ATGACACTTGAAGTCATAACGGACAACACGCTGGACGGCGTCCAGCACGGGTTCTTCACACGCAAGGGGGGCGCGTCCTCGGGCGTCTTTCACGGGCTCAATTGCGGCTTTGGCAGCAGCGACCAGCACGAGATCGTCGCGATCAATCGCGGACGTGTGGCCGAAGCGATGGGTGGCGGGCACCTTTGCGGCGTGCATCAGATGCATTCGGCGACTGTTGTGAAAATCGACGCGCCCGAAGACAAGAAACACAAGGCCGACGCGCTGGTGACGAAAACGCCGGGACTGATCCTGTCGGTGCTGACAGCGGATTGCCAGCCGGTTCTGTTCGCCGATCAAAATGCCAAAGTCATCGGCGCGGCCCACGCGGGCTGGCAGGGCGCAATGGATGGCGTTCTTGAAAACACGGTGTCGGCCATGGTCGATCTTGGGGCCACGCGAGAAAACATCACCGCCGTCATCGGTCCCAGCATCAGCCAGCGGTCTTATGAAGTCGGGCCAGAGTTCCTGGACCAGTTCATGGCCCACGATCCGGCCAGCGCGCGGTTCTTCGTGAACGGTGAAGGGGACCGCCTGTTGTTCGACCTGCCCGGCTACGGTTTGCAACGATTACGGGATGCGGGCGTGGGTCAGGCGCAATGGACGCGGCATTGCACGTATCGCGACCCCGACAGGTTCTATAGTTACCGGCGATCATGCCATGCAAAAGAAGCGGATTATGGCCGATTGATTGCGGCGATCCGGCTCTGA
- a CDS encoding class I SAM-dependent methyltransferase, translating to MSLRDLIEAQIAADGPMPLSDFMAHSLMHPTYGYYATRDPFGAAGDFTTAPEISQMFGELIGLCLAQTWIDQGADPHAVLVELGPGRGTLMADILRATKGVPGFAPAVHFVETSPTLRGLQAQAVPQAVFHDDLTTVPDAPILLVANEFFDALPIRQFQRSGDQWRERVVGPELKLGLADPAPFGAVADRLADTNQGDIVEVCTALPALITELDQRIAGRGGAALIIDYGDWASLGDTLQALKNHTSIDPFSAPGEADLTAHVDFAAIAKHVTRAEVTRLTTQGVFLERLGITQRAQALTKGLKDEALKSHIAAHRRLTHPAEMGDLFKVIGIKPKHAPNLPGFAT from the coding sequence ATGAGCCTGCGTGACCTGATAGAAGCGCAAATCGCGGCGGACGGCCCGATGCCGCTGTCGGACTTCATGGCGCACAGCCTAATGCATCCGACGTATGGCTATTACGCGACGCGCGATCCGTTCGGCGCTGCTGGGGATTTCACGACCGCGCCGGAAATCAGCCAGATGTTTGGTGAGCTGATCGGGCTGTGTCTGGCGCAGACATGGATTGACCAGGGGGCGGACCCGCATGCGGTGCTGGTCGAACTTGGCCCCGGACGCGGGACGCTGATGGCCGATATCCTGCGCGCCACCAAGGGCGTGCCCGGCTTCGCCCCAGCGGTCCACTTTGTCGAAACGTCCCCGACGTTACGGGGTCTGCAAGCGCAAGCAGTGCCACAGGCAGTCTTTCATGATGATCTGACAACGGTGCCGGACGCGCCGATCCTTCTGGTCGCCAACGAATTCTTTGACGCGCTGCCGATCCGCCAGTTCCAGCGCAGCGGCGATCAGTGGCGCGAACGTGTGGTCGGGCCAGAGCTAAAGCTCGGACTTGCTGATCCGGCCCCCTTTGGCGCAGTGGCCGACCGCCTGGCCGACACGAACCAAGGTGACATCGTCGAGGTCTGCACCGCCCTGCCCGCCCTGATAACCGAACTTGACCAGCGTATCGCGGGCCGTGGCGGCGCGGCGCTGATTATCGACTACGGCGACTGGGCCAGCCTTGGCGATACGCTGCAAGCCTTGAAGAACCACACCAGCATCGATCCATTCAGCGCACCCGGTGAGGCCGACCTGACGGCCCACGTCGATTTCGCGGCCATCGCAAAACACGTCACCCGCGCAGAGGTCACACGACTGACGACCCAAGGTGTCTTCCTGGAACGGCTCGGGATTACGCAGCGCGCCCAAGCGCTGACCAAAGGGCTGAAGGACGAGGCGCTGAAAAGCCATATCGCCGCGCATCGGCGCTTGACCCACCCCGCCGAAATGGGCGACCTTTTCAAGGTGATCGGGATCAAACCGAAACATGCGCCCAATCTTCCGGGATTTGCCACATGA
- the lgt gene encoding prolipoprotein diacylglyceryl transferase, translating into MLNAIPFPNIDPVIFSIELGGFTLALRWYALSYIVGIAIGWQVMAMALRRPAIWPHDTPPMQKKHLEDLLTYIVVGVIAGGRLGYVLFYRPDYYLQNPLEIPAIWTGGMSFHGGFIGVVLAVALFSRRQQVALGSLSDVVALSATPAILLVRCANFINGELWGRPTDMPWGVLFPGEAAQDCAGVVGTCARHPSQLYEAGLEGLLLGLVLMLLAFRFGALKKPWLLTAVFFVGYGIARFLVEFVRQPDEQFQGPDNPLGWALDFGDWGLTMGQILSTPMILAGLAVILFLRRRA; encoded by the coding sequence ATGTTGAACGCGATCCCCTTTCCGAACATCGACCCGGTCATTTTTTCGATCGAGTTGGGTGGCTTCACGCTGGCCCTGCGCTGGTATGCCTTGTCTTATATCGTCGGCATCGCAATCGGCTGGCAGGTCATGGCAATGGCACTGCGCCGGCCTGCGATCTGGCCGCACGACACCCCCCCGATGCAAAAGAAGCATCTCGAGGATCTGCTGACCTATATCGTTGTCGGCGTTATTGCAGGCGGGCGGCTTGGTTACGTGCTGTTCTATCGGCCCGACTACTACCTCCAGAATCCGCTCGAAATACCGGCGATCTGGACCGGTGGCATGTCTTTTCACGGCGGGTTCATCGGTGTCGTTCTGGCTGTTGCGCTGTTCAGCCGCAGGCAACAGGTGGCGCTCGGCTCTCTTTCGGATGTCGTCGCACTTTCCGCGACACCGGCCATACTGCTTGTGCGCTGCGCCAACTTCATCAACGGAGAGCTGTGGGGGCGTCCGACAGACATGCCGTGGGGCGTCTTGTTTCCGGGCGAAGCCGCGCAGGATTGCGCAGGCGTGGTCGGGACCTGTGCGCGCCATCCCTCGCAACTGTATGAAGCAGGCCTCGAAGGGCTGCTGCTGGGTCTTGTGCTGATGCTGTTGGCATTCCGGTTCGGAGCGTTGAAGAAGCCATGGCTTTTGACGGCCGTCTTCTTTGTCGGCTACGGGATCGCGCGGTTCCTTGTCGAATTTGTCCGCCAGCCCGACGAACAGTTTCAGGGGCCGGACAATCCGCTGGGTTGGGCGCTTGATTTCGGGGACTGGGGGCTGACCATGGGGCAGATCCTCTCAACCCCGATGATCCTGGCAGGGCTTGCCGTCATCCTGTTCCTGCGCCGCCGGGCATGA
- a CDS encoding accessory factor UbiK family protein: MQPPKNKIFDDLSQLMTNAMGVAQGAKDEANTAVKSLMDRWLADRDFVTREEFDAVRAMAQKAREENAALMARIEALEGKK; this comes from the coding sequence ATGCAACCACCCAAGAACAAGATTTTCGACGATCTTTCACAGTTGATGACCAACGCGATGGGCGTCGCCCAAGGTGCCAAGGACGAGGCGAACACGGCAGTGAAATCGCTGATGGACCGCTGGCTTGCGGATCGTGACTTTGTCACCCGTGAAGAATTCGACGCCGTGCGCGCAATGGCCCAGAAAGCCCGCGAAGAAAACGCGGCCCTGATGGCGCGGATCGAGGCGCTTGAGGGCAAGAAGTAG
- a CDS encoding pyridoxamine 5'-phosphate oxidase family protein yields MTDLKKEFWNRMEDVQAGMLGIKGQGRLVAMSPQVDDDVAGFVWFITAKGTDLAKGVATGPQAAQLVVADAKTGLYADVDGTLSESKDAEALDELWSFVSEAWFEGGKTDPDVCLMQFKPDVAEISVTTTSGVKFLYEIAKANLTDEKPDAGDQGVVTF; encoded by the coding sequence ATGACCGACCTGAAGAAAGAATTCTGGAATCGAATGGAAGATGTGCAGGCCGGGATGCTGGGCATCAAGGGCCAGGGTCGGCTTGTCGCCATGTCTCCGCAGGTGGATGATGATGTGGCGGGGTTTGTCTGGTTCATCACAGCCAAGGGAACCGACCTTGCCAAAGGTGTGGCCACTGGCCCGCAGGCGGCCCAACTGGTCGTGGCCGATGCCAAGACGGGGCTTTATGCCGATGTAGATGGCACGCTGAGCGAATCCAAGGATGCGGAAGCGCTGGACGAATTGTGGAGCTTCGTCTCAGAGGCGTGGTTTGAGGGCGGCAAGACCGACCCTGACGTCTGCCTGATGCAATTCAAACCAGACGTCGCAGAGATCTCTGTCACCACAACGTCGGGGGTCAAATTCCTGTACGAAATTGCGAAAGCAAACCTGACGGACGAAAAACCTGATGCCGGCGATCAAGGCGTTGTAACATTCTAG
- a CDS encoding M42 family metallopeptidase translates to MNTDLLKRLCETPGVPGNEHRVRDLIMSEIDGLFDEVSVDPMGSLHGVRKASKDGAPKVMLLCHMDEIGFLVSHIDKKGFIYVQPVGGFDPRNLFSRRVLVCTDDGDFKGVMNPGGKPVHISKPEDRKKVPDVGEFFVDLGMGKAAQDHVRIGDFVVMDEPFLEMGDKFVSKALDNRIACWLGIEAIRGLKKKGRGAEIHVVFTTQEEVGLRGARTSAFKVKPDIGIGIDVTLSCDTPGIPDKDVTTTQGDGFGLHIRDSSFIADRDLVRDFAAVAEKNKIPYQRTMLAAGGQDGAAAQQAAAGARAIGITVGTRYIHTVTEMVAKSDLKAAQDILVAYLGGFKA, encoded by the coding sequence ATGAATACCGATCTGCTCAAACGCCTTTGCGAAACCCCCGGCGTGCCGGGTAATGAACATCGGGTGCGCGACCTGATCATGTCCGAAATCGACGGGCTGTTCGATGAGGTGTCGGTCGATCCCATGGGGTCACTGCATGGTGTGCGCAAGGCGTCCAAGGACGGTGCCCCGAAAGTCATGTTGCTGTGCCACATGGACGAAATCGGCTTTCTTGTCAGCCATATCGACAAAAAGGGGTTCATCTATGTCCAGCCTGTCGGCGGCTTTGATCCGCGCAACCTGTTTTCGCGCCGCGTCCTGGTCTGCACGGATGACGGCGATTTCAAAGGTGTCATGAACCCCGGCGGCAAGCCGGTTCACATCTCCAAGCCCGAAGACCGCAAGAAAGTGCCCGACGTTGGCGAATTCTTCGTTGATCTTGGCATGGGAAAAGCCGCGCAAGATCACGTGCGCATCGGCGACTTCGTGGTGATGGATGAACCCTTCCTCGAAATGGGGGACAAATTCGTCTCAAAGGCGCTTGATAACCGCATCGCCTGCTGGCTTGGCATCGAAGCAATCCGTGGCTTGAAGAAAAAGGGCCGTGGGGCAGAAATTCACGTTGTGTTCACAACGCAGGAAGAAGTCGGCCTGCGCGGTGCCCGGACATCTGCATTCAAGGTAAAACCCGATATCGGCATCGGCATCGACGTTACGCTATCCTGCGACACACCGGGCATCCCCGACAAGGATGTCACGACAACCCAAGGGGACGGGTTCGGCCTGCACATCCGCGACAGTTCATTCATTGCCGACCGCGATCTTGTCCGTGACTTTGCGGCCGTCGCGGAAAAGAACAAAATCCCCTACCAGCGCACCATGCTGGCCGCTGGCGGTCAGGATGGCGCCGCCGCGCAACAAGCCGCAGCCGGGGCACGTGCCATCGGCATCACCGTCGGCACACGCTACATTCACACGGTGACGGAAATGGTCGCCAAAAGCGATCTGAAAGCTGCGCAGGATATTCTGGTGGCCTATCTGGGCGGGTTCAAGGCCTAG
- a CDS encoding iron-containing alcohol dehydrogenase has translation MSVHIGRVQSPRIIRIGGGVALEIADVLTQLGLSHPMIVTDRNLVAMGHVATVTDVLDTSGVPWGIFDGVIEDPTDACVAEGLTALAKARYDCIIGFGGGSPMDTAKALSFMAVNPGHVRDYKAPAQIDRCGVPVILIPTTGGTGSELTRWCVITDTTNPEKYNLSGLACVATAALIDWTFTTTKPARITADTAVDSLTHAIEAYVSRKAFAYTDAFALAAMPMIAANVRKACADPEDGPAREALMLAAAQAGMAFSNASVALVHGMSRPIGAHFHVAHGLSNAMLLPEITAFSIDAAPERYATCARVMRMADDMDSHSVACRKLVDGLRRLNDDLDVPRPQDLGLAVDDAILDLMADQALASGSPQNNPRVPTKDEIIQLYRAVW, from the coding sequence ATGTCGGTACATATCGGGCGGGTTCAGTCGCCACGGATCATTCGTATCGGTGGCGGTGTCGCACTGGAAATTGCGGATGTGCTGACGCAGCTTGGCCTGTCGCATCCGATGATCGTGACCGATCGCAACCTTGTCGCAATGGGTCATGTCGCGACGGTCACTGATGTTCTGGACACGTCTGGCGTGCCTTGGGGCATCTTCGACGGCGTTATCGAAGACCCCACGGATGCCTGTGTTGCCGAAGGGCTGACCGCCCTCGCCAAAGCGCGCTACGATTGCATCATCGGGTTCGGTGGCGGCAGTCCGATGGATACCGCCAAGGCGTTGTCGTTCATGGCCGTCAATCCCGGCCACGTGCGCGACTACAAGGCCCCCGCGCAGATCGACCGCTGCGGCGTGCCGGTCATCCTGATCCCGACCACGGGCGGCACCGGGTCAGAGCTGACACGCTGGTGCGTGATCACCGATACGACCAACCCTGAAAAATACAATCTGTCCGGTCTGGCCTGCGTTGCAACTGCAGCCTTGATCGATTGGACATTCACCACAACGAAACCCGCGCGGATCACCGCGGATACGGCTGTCGACAGCCTGACCCACGCGATCGAGGCCTATGTCAGCCGCAAAGCCTTTGCCTATACGGATGCTTTCGCGCTTGCCGCGATGCCCATGATCGCGGCCAACGTGCGCAAGGCCTGCGCGGACCCCGAAGACGGCCCCGCGCGAGAGGCGCTGATGCTGGCCGCCGCACAAGCGGGCATGGCGTTTTCGAACGCGTCCGTTGCGCTTGTCCACGGGATGAGCCGCCCCATCGGTGCGCATTTCCACGTGGCGCACGGGCTGTCCAACGCGATGCTCTTGCCCGAAATCACCGCCTTTTCCATCGATGCCGCACCGGAACGATACGCCACGTGTGCGCGGGTCATGCGTATGGCCGATGATATGGACAGCCATTCCGTTGCCTGCCGTAAACTGGTCGATGGGCTGCGGCGCTTGAACGATGACCTTGACGTGCCGCGCCCGCAGGATCTGGGCCTTGCTGTTGATGATGCAATACTGGACCTGATGGCTGATCAGGCGCTGGCCTCGGGCTCGCCACAGAATAATCCGCGCGTGCCCACGAAGGACGAGATCATCCAGCTTTACCGCGCGGTCTGGTAG
- a CDS encoding YbjN domain-containing protein, protein MALSEQYLDADDVHPIDLVEHVAEHHAWEFDRIHDDQIAMAVVGQWRTYSITLAWSGYDETLRLICTFEMEPPAHRMPELYEALNTINDQCWAGCFTWWAEQNMMVYRYGLVLAGDQAAGPEQIDTMINAAVTSCERYYPAIQLVTWAERTPQDAVQVAIAEAYGTA, encoded by the coding sequence ATGGCACTTTCCGAGCAGTATCTAGACGCAGATGACGTGCATCCGATTGATCTGGTAGAACACGTCGCAGAACATCACGCGTGGGAATTCGACCGCATTCATGACGATCAGATTGCAATGGCGGTCGTTGGACAATGGCGGACCTATTCCATCACGCTCGCGTGGTCGGGCTATGACGAAACGCTGCGCCTGATCTGCACCTTCGAAATGGAACCACCCGCGCACAGGATGCCGGAACTTTACGAGGCGCTGAACACAATCAACGATCAGTGCTGGGCGGGGTGTTTTACTTGGTGGGCCGAGCAGAACATGATGGTCTACCGCTATGGATTGGTCCTTGCAGGGGATCAGGCTGCCGGGCCGGAACAGATCGACACAATGATCAATGCCGCCGTCACAAGCTGCGAGCGCTATTACCCTGCGATCCAACTGGTGACCTGGGCAGAGCGGACCCCACAGGATGCCGTGCAGGTCGCCATCGCCGAGGCCTACGGCACGGCCTGA
- the proC gene encoding pyrroline-5-carboxylate reductase, which yields MEDVIERGLVLLGCGKMGSAMLAGWLDEGLPPDSVYVMDPNPTPWVEGTGVHINAATPDRPAIVIVAVKPQMMGDALPGLRALGGGETLFVSVAAGTPIATFEKMLGSATPIIRAMPNTPAAIGKGITALIGNETATDTHLQLADTLLKAVGQTIRLDDESQMDAVTAVSGSGPAYVFHLIETLAAAGVAEGLPEDMAMRLAKATVGGAGILAETAEEDPAQLRVNVTSPNGTTQAALEVLMNETDGFPALLRRAVKAAADRSRELANG from the coding sequence ATGGAAGACGTGATCGAACGGGGACTTGTCCTGCTAGGCTGCGGCAAGATGGGTTCGGCGATGCTGGCGGGCTGGCTGGACGAAGGTCTGCCACCCGACTCGGTCTATGTGATGGACCCGAACCCGACGCCGTGGGTTGAAGGGACGGGCGTTCATATCAATGCCGCAACCCCTGATAGGCCCGCAATCGTCATCGTCGCCGTGAAACCGCAGATGATGGGTGACGCCTTGCCGGGGCTGAGGGCGCTGGGCGGTGGCGAGACGCTGTTCGTCTCTGTCGCGGCCGGAACGCCGATTGCGACCTTTGAAAAGATGCTTGGGTCCGCCACACCGATCATTCGCGCAATGCCGAACACGCCTGCTGCGATCGGCAAGGGGATCACGGCGCTGATTGGCAACGAAACAGCCACGGATACGCATCTTCAGCTTGCCGATACCCTGCTCAAGGCGGTGGGGCAGACCATCCGTCTGGACGATGAATCGCAGATGGACGCAGTTACCGCCGTTTCGGGGTCGGGGCCGGCGTATGTTTTTCATCTGATCGAAACGCTTGCGGCGGCCGGCGTTGCCGAAGGGTTGCCCGAAGATATGGCGATGCGGCTTGCCAAGGCGACAGTGGGCGGTGCCGGTATTCTGGCCGAAACGGCAGAGGAAGACCCGGCGCAGCTGCGGGTCAATGTGACCTCGCCCAACGGAACGACACAGGCCGCGCTCGAAGTTCTGATGAATGAAACGGACGGGTTTCCGGCGCTGCTGCGGCGCGCAGTCAAGGCTGCAGCCGATCGTTCGCGAGAGCTTGCCAATGGCTGA
- a CDS encoding tRNA-binding protein, which produces MAEITFDDFMKVDIRVGRITRAEPFPEARKPAIKMWIDFGDDIGERKTSAQITKHYAPETLIGRQVMAVVNFPPRQIGKFMSEVLVLGMPDADGEVVLVKPDQDVPLGGRLH; this is translated from the coding sequence ATGGCTGAGATCACGTTCGACGATTTCATGAAGGTCGATATCCGGGTAGGGCGGATCACCCGCGCGGAACCTTTCCCCGAAGCCCGCAAGCCCGCGATCAAGATGTGGATCGATTTCGGTGACGATATCGGTGAACGCAAGACCTCTGCCCAGATCACGAAACACTATGCCCCCGAAACCCTGATCGGGCGGCAGGTGATGGCGGTGGTGAATTTCCCGCCCCGCCAGATCGGCAAGTTCATGTCAGAGGTTCTGGTGCTAGGCATGCCCGACGCTGACGGAGAGGTCGTTCTTGTGAAACCCGATCAGGATGTGCCTTTAGGAGGGCGATTGCATTGA
- a CDS encoding 2-hydroxyacid dehydrogenase yields MKKLLLTRAFPEANINAAKARFDVTVREDTKGMPVAEAAAALRDYDAILTTLGDQFVADAFKGTIRCGVLANFGVGYNHIDVNAAKAAGVQVSNTPDVVTDATADIAMTLILSACRRAGEGERLVRAGQWDGWHPTQMLGTHVTGKRLGIVGMGRIGQAVAKRAHFGFDMPVIYFNRSQKEVDVPSRQVDTLDALMSQSDIVVVTVPGGGANTQLIDAEALGQMQPTGVFVNVARGDVVDEDALIAALRDGKIAAAGLDVYAKEPVVPAALMALENAVLLPHLGTAALEVREEMGQMALNNIIAWDDGEDLPQAV; encoded by the coding sequence TTGAAGAAATTGCTACTGACCCGCGCCTTTCCAGAGGCAAACATCAACGCCGCCAAGGCCCGCTTTGACGTCACCGTCCGCGAGGACACGAAAGGGATGCCGGTCGCAGAAGCGGCGGCGGCCTTGCGTGACTACGACGCGATCCTGACCACCCTTGGCGATCAGTTCGTTGCCGATGCTTTCAAGGGCACGATCCGCTGCGGCGTGCTTGCGAATTTTGGGGTCGGCTATAACCATATCGATGTTAATGCCGCCAAGGCCGCGGGCGTTCAGGTGTCCAACACCCCGGACGTCGTGACGGACGCCACGGCTGATATCGCCATGACCTTGATCCTGTCCGCCTGTCGTCGCGCGGGCGAGGGCGAGCGGCTGGTGCGGGCCGGACAATGGGATGGCTGGCACCCGACGCAGATGCTTGGCACCCATGTGACGGGCAAACGTCTTGGGATTGTCGGTATGGGGCGGATCGGGCAGGCCGTCGCGAAACGCGCCCATTTCGGCTTTGACATGCCGGTGATCTATTTCAACCGTTCCCAGAAAGAGGTCGATGTCCCGTCGCGCCAGGTCGACACGCTGGATGCGTTGATGAGCCAGTCTGACATCGTGGTGGTCACGGTGCCCGGCGGTGGGGCGAACACCCAACTGATCGACGCCGAGGCGCTTGGCCAGATGCAGCCGACAGGCGTATTTGTGAACGTCGCGCGCGGAGACGTCGTTGACGAAGACGCGCTGATCGCTGCGCTACGCGATGGAAAAATTGCGGCTGCGGGACTGGATGTTTATGCGAAAGAACCCGTGGTGCCGGCGGCGCTGATGGCGCTCGAAAATGCGGTGCTGTTGCCGCACCTTGGCACTGCCGCGCTGGAAGTGCGCGAAGAGATGGGTCAGATGGCGCTGAATAACATCATTGCATGGGACGACGGGGAAGACCTGCCGCAAGCGGTCTAG
- a CDS encoding thymidine kinase, producing MAKLYFNYSTMNAGKSTVLLQASHNYVERGMQTYLMTADLDDRAGKARIASRIGIGAEADTFRKGEDLFAKIMARLNDGPCSCIFVDEAQFLQADQVWQLARAVDDLGVPIMCFGLRVDFQGNLFPGSAALLALADEMREVRTICHCGKKATMVVRKDADGTVLKDGDQVQVGGNERYVSLCRRHWREAVGDRA from the coding sequence ATGGCAAAACTGTATTTCAATTACTCGACAATGAACGCCGGCAAATCGACAGTGTTGCTGCAGGCATCGCACAACTATGTCGAACGCGGAATGCAGACCTATCTGATGACCGCCGATCTGGATGACCGCGCAGGCAAGGCGCGGATCGCGAGCCGCATCGGAATCGGTGCAGAGGCCGACACTTTCAGGAAAGGCGAAGATCTGTTCGCCAAGATAATGGCGCGTCTGAACGACGGCCCCTGTTCGTGCATTTTCGTAGACGAGGCTCAGTTCCTGCAAGCCGATCAGGTCTGGCAATTGGCCCGCGCCGTCGATGATCTGGGTGTGCCGATCATGTGCTTTGGGCTGCGCGTTGATTTTCAGGGCAATCTGTTTCCGGGGTCTGCCGCCCTGCTCGCCCTTGCCGATGAAATGCGCGAGGTACGCACGATCTGTCATTGCGGAAAGAAGGCGACGATGGTTGTGCGCAAGGATGCGGATGGCACCGTTCTGAAAGACGGGGATCAGGTGCAAGTGGGCGGAAACGAACGCTATGTTTCGCTGTGTCGTCGCCACTGGCGCGAAGCGGTGGGCGATCGTGCTTAG